In the Leptospira limi genome, one interval contains:
- the sppA gene encoding signal peptide peptidase SppA, whose protein sequence is MPLRKFGLISSVVLLSILFTESCVIGNSMNLFPPTAKSEFEEKLIAGKDQEKIVIISIEGMISDEGKESFFGPSSDSMVVRVKESLKRAERDPDVKGVILKINSPGGTVTASDIIYQEVKKFKERKGIPVFAGFMDTAASGAYYIAMATDSIGAHPTTVTGSVGVIMSGINVKEGLDKIGVKDQSFTSGPNKALGSPTTEMTAEQRKILQSIIDSLYARFFDVVKKGRPKVSESRLKEICDGRIFTAEQAQKEGMIDFIGYFDNFVIELMKHPKYEGNPQGSPRIVTYQRGKVPVENIYQATDVKGNPISFGIADKLLGTNTNSKFLYLWDI, encoded by the coding sequence ATGCCTTTAAGAAAGTTTGGTCTAATTAGTTCCGTCGTTCTTCTTTCGATTCTTTTTACAGAATCATGTGTCATTGGGAATAGTATGAATTTATTCCCTCCAACAGCTAAGTCTGAATTCGAAGAGAAACTCATTGCTGGAAAGGATCAAGAAAAAATCGTAATTATCTCAATCGAAGGGATGATTTCTGATGAAGGAAAAGAATCCTTTTTTGGACCTTCTTCTGATTCGATGGTCGTCCGAGTGAAAGAATCACTCAAACGTGCAGAGAGAGACCCTGATGTCAAAGGTGTGATCTTAAAAATCAACTCTCCTGGTGGAACTGTTACGGCAAGTGACATCATCTACCAAGAAGTGAAAAAATTCAAAGAACGTAAAGGGATCCCTGTTTTTGCAGGATTTATGGATACAGCTGCTAGTGGTGCTTATTACATTGCAATGGCAACAGATTCCATAGGTGCCCACCCAACAACTGTTACAGGTTCTGTTGGTGTGATCATGTCGGGGATCAATGTGAAAGAAGGTTTAGACAAAATTGGAGTGAAAGACCAATCCTTTACCTCTGGTCCAAACAAAGCCCTTGGTTCACCTACAACAGAAATGACTGCGGAACAAAGAAAAATTTTACAGTCAATCATTGATAGTTTGTATGCTCGCTTTTTTGATGTTGTGAAAAAAGGCAGACCTAAAGTTTCTGAATCCAGACTCAAAGAAATTTGTGATGGAAGGATCTTCACAGCGGAACAAGCACAGAAAGAAGGGATGATTGATTTTATCGGTTATTTTGATAATTTTGTAATCGAACTCATGAAACACCCTAAGTATGAAGGCAACCCACAAGGATCACCTCGTATTGTTACTTACCAAAGAGGAAAAGTACCTGTGGAAAATATTTACCAAGCAACTGACGTGAAAGGAAATCCTATTTCATTTGGTATCGCTGATAAACTTCTTGGAACAAATACGAACTCGAAGTTTTTATACCTCTGGGATATCTAA